Below is a genomic region from Dehalococcoides mccartyi.
GCTGGATAAACTGCGTCTTCGCCTCCAGCGGGACTTTGATACTTTCGGCAAACGCAGTTTTCAAAACCTGCTCTCAGAGCTTTTGCCCCAGAAGATGATAAGGCCGTTTGTAGACCTGACTGGCATAGACCCGTTCAAATGCGGCGGCCAGATAACGGCGGCTGAACGCGAAGTTATCTTGGCAAACCTGAAATGCCTGCGGTTCAATATTACTTCCACGTTGCCCCTGAGTGCGGCGGTGGTGACTGCCGGCGGGGTAGACCTGAAGGAGATAAATCCGCGGACTATGGAGTCTAAACTGATAAGTGGGCTTTATTTCTGCGGGGAGGTTATGGATATAGATGCGGATACCGGCGGTTATAACCTTCAGGCGGCTTTTTCCACCGGCTATCTGGCAGGTGAATCAGCGGCGGGGGCTTGAGTATAAATGGTCAGACGGGTGATAGTAGAGAAATACAACCCACGTTGGATAACGCAGTATGAAGCCGAAGCCGAAAGGTTAAGAAAGCTGCTCTCCGATAATTTGCTTGAGATACATCATATAGGTTCAACAGCCATACCCGGGCTTAGTGCCAAACCCATTATTGATATTATGCCGGTGGTCAGGGATATTTTAGCAGTGGACCTGCTTCAGAAAACCTTTGAGCAGGCAGGATATCTGTATTTCGGCGAATACGGCATTCCGGGCAGGCGTTTTCTGGTTAGAGGTACTGCCGAAATGCGGCTTGCCCAGGTGCATATATTCGGGATATCTTCCCCTGATATAAAAAGGCATCTTGCTTTCCGTGATTATCTGCGCGTGCATCCGGAGGCAGCAGCGGAATATTCTTCCCTTAAAACAAGTCTGGCGGAAAAGTTTCCTCTGGATATAGATGCTTATATTGGCGGTAAGTCCGGGTTTGTAAAGGACCTGGAAGCAAAGGCCTTGAAATGGTACCGCCAAAACCCGCAGCACTAGGTTTTATTTTTTAAGTCACTTAGCGTCTCTTGTCTTAAAAGTATATACATATTTCCGCGAGTCCGTTGATGGCCTTTTCAGGCAGCAAAATGCCTAAATACTTTTGTAATAAATACGTACACTTACTAATATCGCCGTAAACTGATAAAACGCATAATAAATATCCGGTGCCATTTCCATGGGGTTTCTGAGACGGAAATTTTCCGCACATATTGTCCCCAGTGCTGCCGGGAGGAACGTAATGAGCATACAAATGCCTTTTAATCAGGATACTATAAACAAGTGCGTCTGCCACAAGTGCCCCGTACAGAACCAGAGTGAATGCGTTCGTGACCAGATGTCAGTACTGAAAAGCAGCCTCAATGAAATTCCTCTAAACCCTCAAAAAATCCCCAAGGCGTATTGCGTCAGCGGAAAATCCCTCTGCAAAGGGGTTAACCGCACTAAACCCTGTATCTGCGGCAGCTGTGAAGTGTATGCAATGTATCATCTGTCCGAAGGAGAACCGGGCGGGTTTTACTGCTTTGAAGGCAAATCCGCTTAGATAAATACATAGTTATAGTTACTTGACCCTTTGCAACTCTGTTTTACTTCATTTAATCTAGTAGTAATATATTCTTATCCAGACATAATGACTCACCGCCAAAGGGATAGCCGCCGCTTTGAGCGGCCGGTTTTTATTATAATCGCAGTATCAGTATGAAAGGGAGGGCTTTGCCATATATGGAAAAGATAACGGGTAGGAACGCCGGGGAGATTAAGCTCTATGCTCTAAGCACTTGCGGCTGGTGCCGTTTAACCCGCCAGCTTCTGGCTGAACTGGGGGTAGCTTATGAATTTGAATATGTGGATTTGCTTACGGGAGATGAACGGGCAAAAGCCTTAAAAGCTTTGGCCGCACTTAATCCGTCCAGTTCATTTCCTACTATGGTTATCCGGGGAAACAAAGTGATTATAGGTTATAAAGAGGCTGAAATAAGGGAGGTGCTGAAAGCATGAGCCCGAAAATACCTAAACCGGCTGAAGATGCAGTAGTTTTGCAGGCACGTCTCAAGCGTGAGGCTGAGGCTTCTGGTTACCACCTTAACCCAAACGGTGATTTTGTAAAGATGCTTGCGGAAGGTTTGCTTGCTAACCGCAGGCGTTATGGTTATCCTTCTTGTCCCTGCCGTCTGGCAGAAGGCGACAAAGAGGCGGATAGGGATATTCTTTGTCCGTGTGATTACCGTGATGCAGACTTAAGTGAATTCGGCAGCTGCTACTGTGCCCTGTATGTAAACAGCCGGATTGCAAAGGGGGAAAAACAGCCTCAGCCTGTACCTGAACGCCGCCATCTGCCCAATCCTGCGCCGAAGGCAAAATCTGTCGAAACATCTTTCGGGCTGACTTACCCTGTCTGGCGTTGCCGGGTATGCGGTTACTTGTGCGGGCGTGACGAAGCACCGGACGAATGCCCCATTTGCAGGGC
It encodes:
- a CDS encoding GrpB family protein; the protein is MVRRVIVEKYNPRWITQYEAEAERLRKLLSDNLLEIHHIGSTAIPGLSAKPIIDIMPVVRDILAVDLLQKTFEQAGYLYFGEYGIPGRRFLVRGTAEMRLAQVHIFGISSPDIKRHLAFRDYLRVHPEAAAEYSSLKTSLAEKFPLDIDAYIGGKSGFVKDLEAKALKWYRQNPQH
- a CDS encoding DUF2769 domain-containing protein; its protein translation is MSIQMPFNQDTINKCVCHKCPVQNQSECVRDQMSVLKSSLNEIPLNPQKIPKAYCVSGKSLCKGVNRTKPCICGSCEVYAMYHLSEGEPGGFYCFEGKSA
- a CDS encoding glutaredoxin family protein, coding for MEKITGRNAGEIKLYALSTCGWCRLTRQLLAELGVAYEFEYVDLLTGDERAKALKALAALNPSSSFPTMVIRGNKVIIGYKEAEIREVLKA
- a CDS encoding ferredoxin-thioredoxin reductase catalytic domain-containing protein, which encodes MSPKIPKPAEDAVVLQARLKREAEASGYHLNPNGDFVKMLAEGLLANRRRYGYPSCPCRLAEGDKEADRDILCPCDYRDADLSEFGSCYCALYVNSRIAKGEKQPQPVPERRHLPNPAPKAKSVETSFGLTYPVWRCRVCGYLCGRDEAPDECPICRAGKERFELFIH